Within the Sylvia atricapilla isolate bSylAtr1 chromosome 10, bSylAtr1.pri, whole genome shotgun sequence genome, the region TCAGCATCCCTGTGAGgaagggaaatatttaaattgacAAAGTACCCAGCTACTTTAGCAAAGAAAGTGGAAAGCTGACAGGTCATAAAAAGTTCTTGAGTGAGTAAGTAGTAAtgactgttttgctttttcatctaCAGATGCTTTCCTAGTTCACATAAACATTTAAGACCTCAtctgaaaataggaaaaaataaaacctttaacATGCATTTTGCAATCAAGAAGCAAGGAGGAAGCCAGACATGATGAATAAGCCATTGTCACAGCCAGTCTGCTGGCACTGCAGTCTGGGAGACTGGCTGGCAGTTGTGGGGCACAGCTCAAAAGCAACAGGCCATCAGCCATCCCATGGGGAAGTGCAGCTtgatgagaaacaaaaaatcactCTGTTCCATTTTGGTTTGACATGTACATTGCTTTCTACATTGCTTTGTGTTACCACAAAGGTGAATGCACTTGCTTGAAACAATGAAGCCTTAAAAACCTCAAAGCAATAATTAGGAGACTTCCGTTTCTCCAGATTATCACTgatggaattaatttttgcttATGACATAGCATCATCATTTGATGTCTTGGTTCATGCCTCACTTTTAAATGATTCTTCTCTTTATTCCCATGGACAATTTATGCCAGTGTCTGGCTCTGAAGTTACTGTAAAATGTCACACAGTAAATCATGTGATAAGCACATGGTTTGTTACACCTGCATCCACAACTCCTGCCAAGACATTATGGACATTTGTACCAATATGGGAACCTAGATAAAATACAGCCATTCTTTCTACCTACTTTGATTTTATAATCCTTGCTTCTGATGAAActaaacaaaaattattaaaagacCCCTAAATATTTGGGTTCATATGGAAAGTGGTAGCGAAATTAGAGATTTCACCTGCTCTTACGCAAACACAGGATGATGTGCAGGAGTTCactgaaataatctgaaatttccAACTCTGGAAGTCCAGTCAGGCTGGACTCTGCTGAAAACAGATGCCTCAAGTCTGTTTCTCTTGTGCGTGGAACAGTGTAGAGTTATCCACCTGCTACAAAGCAAAATCACTGCAGAGCCCTGTCAAACCACAGTGATGATGCTCATTTTCCCCTCATACTCCAGGCTTCTTGTGAATTGCATGGATTTGGCTTTGTTCCTTATGGCTATCAAATCCTGAGGCTTCTAGATACCAACATGATTTACAGGGCATGTTCTTGTcttgaagaaaatattgaagaaaacTAAAGCAGCAGAATGCTGTGTTGGTTTCTGGCTTGCAGATCAGTCACAAGCAGCTGTTGTGCAGAGAGCAGGATCTGGCTTGAAGAACCAGAAGAACCTAAATGAAGAACCTCTGGCCCAAGGTAATTCCAAATTTTCTGAACTGCTTTTCCCATGTGCAATTAATTCCTCCTCCTCAAAGAACTCTGCCTTGAGTATTAGTGCCACATACTGGAAGTCATGATAACACACtgacttgaaaatatttcataacaCAGATGAAGGTGCACTGGCTTTATGATGTATAGTTAATGAAATGGCAGCATTTATCTTTCTAATTCTAGCATTTATATGTTGTAGTTGTATTGTATTACAAATTAcgaattaatttcttaattgcATGATAAAATTATGAAGCTTGCTCCTTAAAGAAACAGGGACTCAAACTGTGTGTCAAATTAAGTTCCTTGCCCTTGAGAGTTGGTAAATCAAATCACCTCCCTGTACTAACATAACTGTGCTTAAAAAAGACACACTCAAGTGATTGTCCCTTGGAATTGTtggattttgctgcttttgccaTGTTTTGACATCCTCCTCCTTAAAGGGGGATTGCTGTTCAGCAGCCCAGTGTTAACTGCAGCATCTTGGGAGGTGCAGTACAAACACATCTGGGCTGCTTTTCCTACTCACCAGCATAAAGTCTGCTGAGATTTGCAGCGATTCCTTCAATTCTCAACAGCTTTACCAAGCCTATTTATTCAGCTTCCAGGACTAAACTAATGAGTACACCAAATGTCAGTTTTATCTCTCTTCTTACCTCCCTGATTCAATTCAGTGTAAGTAGGGAAGTATAACTGAAACTTAAGTCACaagttgaggaaaaaaacctcaaagttTTATAGGAAGTTCTGAATTCCCTATCCAAGTAAGACAAAGCAAGCtcatgcaatttattttttaaatggtgaaaaTACAAGAAACACATCTTTTTATCATTTCTAGTCCAATGATTAGGTGCTATTTAGACTGCTCATTATGCCATCCAAAACTTTATAGTCAAATGTAAATGtaataagtaaaatattaagCAGGCTAAATCTAATCACTTGAAGATCCTTGGGACAGTATTACAAAAATAAGCTACATATCTTACGTAAACTTCAAAAGAGCACCCAGCTTCCCATCTcctcaaaaaaatccacctcATAAAAATTCAATGAAGTGCACTCCAGGAACACTTGCCCTTTAAGCCAATTCCCCTGTTCTCCAATTCAAACTTCAGTCTTCTCTAATGCTAACTGCTGGTTAGGCCTGAggtctttcttttgttttcttaaattccTACAGCTTTGTAGTTACCCATCTCTGGCTGTTCTGGCTGAACACCAGGTTTGGCTGAGCGTTCCAACACCAAACAAGGCGATGTGAAATCCTGACTAGTTCAGCTGTAAAACTGGCAGCTGaagtgcccagctctgcagacacatcAGCCTCAGAGACCAAGGGCAAGAAAGGAACCACACGAGGCAGGGCTATCAAGATAGGCTTCAACAGCTTAATCTCAGTGAAGAGCCCAaaagagcagtgacagcagcaggggaaTGACAGAATCAGTTAGGCTGGAAAAtatctctgagatcatcaagtccaagctGTGCCTGGCACAATTTGAGGTTTTAACCTcttctcctgtcactggttgccCAGGAGAAGAGCCTGACCCCACATGGTTAcagcctcctgtcagggagGACCTGGAGAGGGCCCCGGGGCAGAGGCTCCTTTCCACAGCCCCGATGCTCGGAGCCATCCCACTCCTCATGTGGCAGCAAGTTCACCCTGCAAGCCCTCAGGATTCACAGGCCCCCTGTCCCCACTCCGCTGACCCGGCAGCCTGCCCCATGTCCCCTTCTGGGCTCCTCAACACgggacatggagctcctggagccgGTCCAGCGGAGGACatgattaagggactggagTTTTTCATGAGGGAAAAtgctgagggagcagagcctcTTCAGCCTCGGGAAGAGGTGACCTCTGCAATGTCTGCAGGCAGGTGTGAGAGGATGGATCAGGCCCTTCTCGCTGGTGGTGAGCAATAGAACAAGAGACAACGGGGAGAAACTGATGTACAGAAAGTTCCACCTGAGCATGAGAAAGAACTCTCCTGTGCAATGATCACTCACTAGAACGGACTGCCCACATTAGGTGTGGAGTCGACTTACTGGAGATACCCCAGGACCCCCTGAACGCAATCCTGCGCCATGTGCTCTGGGACGACCCTGCTGACGCTGGGAACTGCGACCAGAGGATGCACTGTGGTGCCTTCCCGCCtgaaccattctgtgattcctctCACGATCCCCACCTCACCTGCCCCGCCCCTCTCACCTCCCGCGCCCTCCGCCCTCACCCCGTCCCGtcccctcccgccgccgctcccctcAGGCCGCCCCCCCGCTCCGCACTCCCTCGCCTGCCCGCCCTCCGCGTCCCGCTCCGGGATTGGCTGGCAGCGCACCGCCCCGCCTCCCGCCGGCCGCGATTGGTCTGTTGTGCCCGCGCGGCGCTGCCATTGGCGGGCGGGAGACGGCGCTGCGGGTCGGGCCGCGCCGCGGGCGGGGAGCGTGGCCGGGGCGCTTTTGTTGCTGGGTCGGCGGCGAGAAGAGCGGGCGGGGAGCGCGGGGCCCGCGGACAccggggccggcggggagcggggccgggcggcgcggcgcgggcACGGCGgacggcggggccgggcccagCGGCAGCCATGAGCGGCGGCGTGTACGGGGGAGGTGAGTCCGGCGCCGCCCTCCCCTCCCCCGCCCCGCGAGGCGGCGCGTGCGGCCCCGGCGGGCGCCTCCCGCCTCCCTCAGCCCGGGCCGGCGCTGCCGCGGCCCCGCCGTCACCCACCCGTGAGgacgcggcggcggcgggcctTGTTCTGCGCGGCCCCGAGGTGCCTCCGCCGCTCGCACCGCGGCCTTTGGGCAGTACCGAGGTCCGGAGAAGGACCCGCACTTCGGGATCCGGGTGTGGTTCCCCTGAGCCCCCGTGCGCACCCCTGTGACCGCCgttcttttcctttgggatgTGCAGAGATCAGCGGGGATCGGGCCCGTAGCGATGGGCGCTTCGTGCTCTGACCCCTTCCCTCGCACAGTCGGTGTTTTCAGTCCCACTTTCCTCATCTTCATCACCCCCGGGGCTATCTGGGCCCGCCTGGCTTCATGTGACTgttaaattaaaactttttgaAAACTTTATCTTGCGATCTGTTTCGCCAGTACTACgttttccctcttctgctgAAATTCTCTTTCTTACAGCATACGGAGGGATTGCATTGCCCCGGTTAAAGCCTGTCTGCAGTTTTCCAATAGCTCTCTTGTAGCGGGAGTTCTGAATAACAAAGTTTCTCCCTGCTTTCTACAAGGTCCCTTGATTTGCTTGTCTTCCTTTGCCAGTAAAGCAGGCAGTGGGCAGGGAAAGCTGAGGGTTGCCGAAGAGCGTAATAACCATTCTTTATTAACAATCTTTTCAGATGAAGTTGGGGCTCTGGTTTTTGACATTGGCTCGTACACAGTGAGAGCAGGCTATGCAGGCGAGGACTGCCCAAAGGTGAGAGAATCTGTGCCTCGATGGAAATTCAACATGAATTTATGCCTTAGGTCTTCTTTGCAAGTGACAGCCCTTCCGAATACATGGGGGTTTGTTCTGACTGTACTGTATAAAGAAACCTCTGAATTTATGAGAAAAACACCAACTTCGAAAACATTTCTAATCCTCACGTACTGCTTGCCTCTTGCCTTGCAGGTTGATTTTCCAACAGCCATTGGTGTGGTGCTAGAAAGGGACAATGGCAGCACTCTGATGGAGATAGATGGTGACAAAGGCAAACAAGGGGGCCCGACTTACTTCATAGACACTAATGCCCTGAGAGTTCCAAGGGAGCATATGGAAGCCATTTCacctttaaaaaatggaatgaGTATGCTGATCTATCTTTTTCTAcctgattttaaaatagcattGCTAGGGCTGCAGGAAGTCATAGTTGTGGTGACAGATGCTATGTACAGCAACAGAGGCTGTGAGAACAGATTCGTGGTTTACAAATTGCATTGGTTTTCACTGTCAGTGGACTTTCAGCATAATTACTGAAGTCATGGTGGTTGTGAAGGAAGAGAATTCTGCAGACCTGTTAGAGGACGTGTGTGTGTTAGAGGACAGCTTTTGACTGGAGAGCTCTatgcaaaacaataaaaaaaaaaaattggaaagcCTTTACGTAtttatgaaatgaaacaaaagttAGAAGTAACTAATCTGTTTGTCTCAATGTTGTTACAGTTGAAGACTGGGATAGTTTCCAGGCAATTTTGGATCACACTTACAAGATGCATATTAAATCTGAAGCAAGTTTGCATCCTGTCCTTATGTCTGAAGCACCAGTGAGTAAAAGCAGCTGTGCATTTTGATAAATCTCTGCTGACTCTGCAAACATTAGTCCTGGATAAGTCTGGCAATGACTTCTAGGTGACAAGTGCTAAAACTTAGCTACAGAAATGACGGTTTAAAAATACTTGGACAGGTTCTGGAAAATATGTAAAAACCCCTCAATTTGAAATAGTTTGTATGAGTTGTATTAGAAAGTATTTACAATATGCTATTGTTTTTCACTTACTGAAAAGAAGCCAGAAGTTAAAGAAATTTTACAGCctagaataaaaaggaaaagatgtttGAATGACTTATATATTAAGTTACACTTAATCAAATGCCATCCAAAAATCTTGCTTCATTCAGCCTTACAAGTGATATTATGTGGCAcagaataatatttataatggagaagttttaatttttctgtctttgtttctgTTAGTGGTTCTATGAGGCAGCTGAAATGGATGAATACGAATTTCTGGGAAAATCTGGACAAggtttctgttgttttaaaatgctcagCATTTGAAGGGCAGATCTTGAAGTTAAGGGTAGAAAAGAGTAGACATGCCATACACAAGTGATGCCTTCTTTAATAAAACCTTATGAAAAGGATTTTCTTGAATTTCATGATTGCCTTGTGTTGAATCAGAGCTTGTGGAGTGTGGATGAATTTGCAATGGCTGTTTGATGTGAGTACCTGAGTAGAGACATTCCCATTGACATTCTCCTTACAAACCTCATCTTACTTTGTTCTATTGGTTTAGAAAAAACTTCACATTTTCAGTAATGTGTTGAATATTTGAGGTATATCCTGGCTTAATCACAACTACAGTGGAACTGTAGAAAGATACTTTGGGAACTGGAAagtctggatttatttttcttcccactggACAAGTTCCTTCATGTATCTCTCCCCTTGTAAAAGGCAGGGTGCTTGCTTTAGAGAGTTCTTTGGGAACTTGACACTGGAAGAGCTCTAGAAGTGTAAAGAAATGCATTGTAACACAAAAGGTGTGCAGCACTTCTTTGTGATAGATAAGCATGGACGTATTGTAGtataaatggaataaaaaacGTTCTAAAGAAGTAAATCACTTGAAATCCATTTCTGTAGAATTTTGGTAGGAATTCAAACTGTGGCTGCAATTTTTCTAACCACTTCTTTATTGTGTTAGCAATCAGTGTGGAAACACTGCTTCCTTTTGGTCACTTAGTTGTGGTTTGGATTTATTGTTTTTTAGTGGAACACTCGGGCAAAGCGTGAAAAACTGACGGAATTGATGTTTGAACACTACAACATCCCggcttttttcctgtgtaaaacCGCCGTTCTGACAGCGTATCCTTGGAAATGTTTCACTGCATGGTTTCATTTCCCTCCCCCTAGGAAATTATGGGCAACTTTTTCCAGGCAACTCCAAGTATAACAGCATGCCTAAGTTTGTTCAAATTGATTTTTCCCATAAAGGTCCAGGGAAGAAGTAAACAAATTCAGTTTCAGAAGTTTAAGGCATTAGAGCTCATTTTTGAAGTTCTTCCAATCTGACTCTGTCCTTGGGGTccaataaattttttttattatgggTTTTTTCCAGTGTATACTGTGGATAAGAATATTACAGACCTGAAATGGTGGTGTCCACATTACTAAATACAGTAATTAGAGCTTGAGGTTTTCATAGCCTTAAGAAGAACATTTATAATTACTTTAAACTAGTAATAGGTTTCCAGCTTCAAGTCTAAATGAGTTGGATGTACTTAGAGCTTGCTGCATAGTAGTGGCACGAAGTCTCACCCTTGTACATCCAAAGCTTGAGCTAGTTCACAGATGGTTCACAGTTAAATTCTGCTCTCTATGAGATTGTGCACTTCACAGAAAGATGATACACACTGGAAAATGACAAATCACTTTGCAAACGCAAGGAATAACATGTTAGGGTCCTCATTCCTAGTTATGATCTAATAGTATGGCAGCACTTCTTTTCTAGAGTGAAAATTACAATGTTTTCCTTAATCGTTTGGACTAGTTTTGCTAATGGGAGATCTACAGGTCTCATCTTGGATAGTGGAGCAACACACACCACTGCTATTCCAGTGCATGATGGATATGTGCTTCAGCAAGGTATAAACTTTTATGGATAACTGCACTGCAGTGTCATGGTTGACTTAGTGTGATTTCTGCTTGTACAGTTTTGTTACTGCTTTTACATCTGTGTGCCtccttaaaaaggaaaaaaaaaacaaaaccctaatAGTATTCACTGACAAATAGTTGGGAGAGTCTATTCATGATTTGGATACTTTCCAGGTtagttgttttgggttttattttggatCTCTTTTTTGCCTTCTAGGTATTGTAAAATCACCACTTGCAGGAGACTTTATCACTATGCAGTGCCGGGAGTTGTTTCAGGAAATGAACATAGAGATAATTCCTCCATATATGATTGCTTCAAAGGTGGGAAAGTAACTTTATTTAGTAAGTGTTGTCTTGGAGGGAGGCTTAAACGTTTACCTGATGACTTTGTATCCTACAATCTCAGGAGGCAGTTCGTGAGGGGTCACCAGCAAattggaagagaaaagagaagttgCCCCAGGTCACCAGGTCTTGGCACAACTACATGTGTAATGTAAGTAGGTCATTCCTCCTGCTCTCACCTCCCCTAGTGTTCCATAAATAACTTTTGTTTGCAAGAATAACAGCGTTTTCTCTTGAAGAATGAGAAAATCTTTGAAAAGTTAGTATGAATTctataaattttataaaattgaGGACTAAAATTCATATAAAttcatgttatttttaattccacAGTGTGTCATTCAGGACTTCCAGGCTTCTGTCCTCCAAGTATCAGATTCAACCTATGATGAACAGTATgttactttcttctttcttgtaaAATCAGTTTCCAGCTGTGCATGTGATGTTTTATCTAAAAATTGATTTATGAAAGTAGGAGCACTGTATATAGGCAGGTGATAGGTTTTTGTTCAATATTCCAAGATGAGATCATGATAAATACTATGGGAAGTGCAAGTCTTAGGAATCACAGTATTGCCATTGGAACTGCAGTTGATAAGACTGCTTAGATAACTTGCCATCCTATCTAGAGAGCACTGGAATGTGTTGTTTTTCCTGTCTGATGCTCCAGGGTGGCAGCACAGATGCCAACAGTTCATTACGAGTTCCCCAATGGCTACAACTGTGACTTCGGTGCCGAGCGTCTGAAAATTCCCGAGGGATTGTTTGACCCTTCCAATGTAAAGGTAAAACCAGTGTGGGAGCTGTGATTGGAAGGCTGTGCAcatggctttgttttgtgtAAGGTGTTTAATTTTGTGATTTGGATGTATTTGCACTGTGGGGTTCTGGGGGTAGAATTTGCCTGTTTTGAACTatggctggggaagggaaggatgaaATGTTCAAACTGGGAAAATAGAGGTACTTTTGTTCTTTCCCTAACAAAATGCTTAGCTCTCTCTCCAGTCATACTTGTAAAAGTCAGCTCATTCAGGgcttttctctgccttgctCTCTTGAAGCAGTGATGTGTAGATTGCTAATTCTCCCTGCAGGGTTTATCTGGTAACACGATGTTGGGTGTGAGCCACGTTGTCACAACCAGCGTTGGAATGTGTGATATAGATATCAGGCCGGTAAGTGTTGGTCAGCCAGGCAGGATTTTAAGGCATGGATATTTTGGTGCTGATACATGTTTTTGGGACTAGAAGAGccacagtaaagaaatttcCTAGCACTACCTAGAATCGTgataaatatgttaaaataattttgtaagtATTCTATATTTGTAGATAGGGATATGTACCATTAGTGTTTTGTCTTCCAAGATGCTAAATCAGGACCTTCTACTTCGTGTTTCTACCCGTATTTAAAGATCTGATGTGCAGATTTCATGGCTGGCACTGCATAATTTGGATTGGACTGGCTTCAGATAAGCATTTCTATTTGTAACTTTGAGTGTTATCTTCAGATTTTTAGGCATCGTTATGTTTAGAACATCCATGGAACTAAtaaagagcagaaggaagagaagttCTAAAGGgaaacattctttttttaaaatgaaacattttttaaaatgaatgtgcTTTCTCAGGTGTCAATTTGATACAGATTGCATGAGAgttctttcaaatttttttttctgttaaccAGTGTGTGGGGAGGCCATGGTGCATGTTCACCAAGTGCAGCAATAGTGAGATAGAAAACTGCTGCAGGGCTGTAGGGGTTTCTTTTGAGGTTGCAGTCAGctgtaaaaaacccaacagtttGGATACAGGGGAGATCTGCAGGTTGAGGGCTCTCCAGAGTAGAAATTGTTCCATGAAATCATATAGAACATATGGATTCTGCCTTCCTATTATAGTTTAGTATTAAGCTTCCTTTCAATATTGTGAAGTGGTGAAATAATTAATTGAATTGGGACAGGTAATACTGTTGGCATCAAGTGATGTGTTATTGCTGCTGACTATACATAGTCATGCCATTGCTCTCTGTTGTGAGAAAGAGCTGTTTTCAGAATGATTTCTGAGGTAAAGCTCcagggtttctttttctttcttctctttttaggGTCTCTATGGCAGTGTGATTGTAGCAGGAGGGAACACCCTAATACAGAGTTTCACAGACAGATTGAACCGAGAGCTGTCTCAGAAAACCCCACCGGTAAAACTTCTCTTTCCATGATTGCACTGAGTACTTAACGTTTGACTTCTCTGCAACATTAAGTACACAAGGATATCATGGTACTGACTTTCTTGGGAACCTGAGTGCTGACCAGATTTCTGCAGGATTAAGAAACCTCCCCtctctaaagaaaagaaagaattcttgAAGACTTTTTTAGAGAATAAGTTCCAATATTCCTTGAGTATTTTACTGCCTCACTCTTGCTTTCAGATTGTGATCCTAAGTTCTGTCATTGTCCCCAAGCAACAGCCAGTATTTCTCTTGCTGGTCTCTTTTGAAGTGTTGCTGACTAACTTGAGGGACCTTAAGTCATTCTGCCTGAAATCACTTTGTTGTGGCAATTGTTTCTCCTTGATTCTGCAGACCACCTAAATCACCAGGTTTTGTCTATGAGTAGCATATTTATGCTTTTAATCACTTGATGTCGAAGAAAGTATTGATACCTTGCATCTGAGAGTAGATATAGATGATGATACTTGAGTTTTTTTATTCAAGCAAAAATGTTCTGCTtgtgacagctctgcagtgatgAACGGTAGGAGAAAGTGAGAAATGTCTTCACTGCTTAGAACAGCTGAGGAGGAGCCCATTGAAATTCAAAGATTTTATTGCAATAAGAcatttggaaagcaaaaggaattacTGGGCCCAAAAAACACTAGATTACTTAAGTGTAGCAACAGGAGTCACTTTAGTCCCAGTACAGCGTTGGAGATGACACTCTACACTGTGATATTCTTGCTCTCCACCTGCCCCATTTGCAGTTGGGAGCCAAGGTAAAAACCCCATTTCCTGTTCCACTGTGGTTGTTTTGAATTGTAACTATGGGGCAGGTGAGCAGCATTGCAGAAGTACTAGAATGGACCTTTGTCAGCTGTGTATTAGCATAGACTCGGGGTTCCTTGTGCTGCTTGTCCCTAAAGGTCACCCAAGGGCTGACAGTCTGTGTGACATTTCGTGTTGGCTCCTTTTCTGTGCAGAGCATGCGCCTGAAGTTGATCGCCAACAACACGACCGTGGAGAGGAGGTTCAGCTCGTGGATTGGGGGCTCCATTTTGGCTTCTCTGGTGAGTGAAcctgtggtgctgtgctgagcagcactgccacctGGAAATCTGACTGCCCACAAGTGTGTATTGCAGAGTCTGTGCTGCGTCATCCTCATCTTGGCTATCCTCATGGTAAGGGGAAGAgaatctgctttaaaaagaggTGTGAGCATTTCCAGTGACAACATATCCTGCCACCTTCTCCCATTTTTAATGGCAAGGGGCAGCCTTGAAATACATGCACTTTCTCAAGACTCCTTCACCTAGTAGACCATGAAAGTAGCAAACCTGTTTCTGCATCATATTCCTGAGGTTAATTCTACAAGTTACTGAGCACTGAAATGGTTTGTAGGGGTTGGTTTATCATCGTGAGAAGAGGAGACT harbors:
- the ACTL6A gene encoding actin-like protein 6A, whose translation is MSGGVYGGDEVGALVFDIGSYTVRAGYAGEDCPKVDFPTAIGVVLERDNGSTLMEIDGDKGKQGGPTYFIDTNALRVPREHMEAISPLKNGMIEDWDSFQAILDHTYKMHIKSEASLHPVLMSEAPWNTRAKREKLTELMFEHYNIPAFFLCKTAVLTAFANGRSTGLILDSGATHTTAIPVHDGYVLQQGIVKSPLAGDFITMQCRELFQEMNIEIIPPYMIASKEAVREGSPANWKRKEKLPQVTRSWHNYMCNCVIQDFQASVLQVSDSTYDEQVAAQMPTVHYEFPNGYNCDFGAERLKIPEGLFDPSNVKGLSGNTMLGVSHVVTTSVGMCDIDIRPGLYGSVIVAGGNTLIQSFTDRLNRELSQKTPPSMRLKLIANNTTVERRFSSWIGGSILASLGTFQQMWISKQEYEEGGKQCVERKCP